In the Terriglobia bacterium genome, one interval contains:
- a CDS encoding ChaN family lipoprotein, with translation MGSGFSIRARRRTAAQQLALLQVKREISATDPHGRLKYIRDFSEAFRDYRRALNDIEFKQQCSTADVFLLGDYHALAASQDFATSFIGQLAQSDRPVVLALEMAFSRDQYVLDEWLRGEISEDELRAGIRYDAEWGYDWEPFARLLRQARKHGCPVYGIDLKPRGNMRKIGARDRHAAAQIAQIRRAHPEARVLTLFGEAHLAPQHLPHWLRLLRPCDRVLTVLQNLDELYWKAAGELSDSVHGVQVSDDVLCVFNATPLEKYESYRIYIGKWRTEPNQPDLAPTFYNLVDTFMRSMGLEQYSPVTGSHSSALIEDYPEVYLRPGAKDFEKLLARKEIPAAERRPVLEKLRQQGCVYSPKHNLLLIKRFQLSNAAEEAVRFVQYECRGAACSNGPWAGSSHQDQFYFDVIERAFITFGARVLLPHYPVMRQHDFRALSSQPRDAAKIHKAFSVREHREMIEFLVLHKEAEGHARLRSELPRVIATGIASSGKKREFLVRHLGAMLGAEMHEAYLAGLMSKSFLRSLFFRKIHLPGVARKTYFELARRVNPGQGKLFC, from the coding sequence ATGGGCAGTGGTTTCTCAATTCGGGCCCGCCGCAGGACAGCAGCGCAGCAACTCGCACTGCTTCAGGTGAAGCGCGAAATTAGCGCCACCGACCCGCACGGCCGCCTGAAATACATTCGCGACTTCAGCGAAGCCTTTCGCGATTACCGCCGCGCTCTCAACGACATCGAATTCAAGCAACAGTGTTCCACCGCCGACGTTTTTCTACTGGGCGATTATCATGCGCTTGCCGCGTCGCAGGATTTTGCAACGTCATTTATTGGACAGCTTGCGCAGAGTGATCGTCCCGTAGTTTTGGCGCTAGAGATGGCCTTCAGTCGCGATCAATACGTGCTGGACGAATGGCTGCGCGGCGAAATCAGTGAAGACGAACTTCGCGCTGGCATACGCTATGACGCCGAATGGGGATATGACTGGGAGCCGTTCGCACGCCTGTTGCGCCAAGCTCGGAAACATGGCTGCCCGGTCTATGGCATTGACCTGAAGCCGCGCGGCAATATGCGCAAGATCGGCGCGCGTGACCGCCATGCCGCCGCACAGATCGCGCAGATCCGCCGTGCGCATCCTGAAGCGCGCGTTCTCACGCTGTTTGGAGAAGCGCATCTGGCTCCTCAACATCTGCCGCACTGGCTGCGCTTGTTGCGACCATGTGATCGCGTGCTCACCGTGCTGCAAAATCTTGACGAACTTTACTGGAAGGCCGCGGGCGAGCTGAGCGACAGCGTTCATGGCGTCCAGGTGAGTGATGACGTGCTATGCGTCTTTAACGCCACGCCGCTGGAAAAATACGAAAGCTACCGTATCTATATCGGCAAGTGGCGGACCGAGCCGAACCAACCCGATCTTGCGCCTACGTTCTATAACCTGGTGGATACGTTTATGCGCTCGATGGGACTGGAGCAGTATTCGCCAGTTACCGGCAGTCATTCCAGCGCACTGATAGAAGATTATCCAGAGGTTTATCTGCGGCCTGGCGCCAAAGATTTTGAAAAGCTGCTGGCGCGCAAAGAGATTCCCGCCGCCGAGCGTCGGCCGGTGCTGGAGAAGTTGCGGCAACAAGGCTGCGTCTATTCGCCCAAGCACAATCTTCTGCTGATCAAACGCTTTCAGCTCTCGAATGCCGCGGAAGAAGCGGTGCGCTTTGTCCAGTATGAGTGCCGTGGCGCGGCTTGCTCCAACGGCCCGTGGGCGGGTAGTTCACACCAGGACCAGTTCTATTTTGACGTGATTGAGCGCGCTTTCATTACATTTGGGGCGCGTGTGCTGCTGCCGCACTATCCGGTCATGCGACAGCATGATTTTCGCGCGCTAAGCAGCCAGCCACGCGATGCCGCAAAAATACACAAAGCCTTCAGCGTCCGTGAACATCGCGAGATGATTGAATTCCTGGTGCTGCACAAAGAAGCTGAAGGGCATGCTCGCCTGCGTTCTGAATTGCCCCGCGTCATCGCCACCGGCATTGCATCGAGCGGAAAGAAGCGCGAGTTCCTGGTCCGCCATCTTGGCGCGATGCTCGGCGCTGAGATGCATGAGGCGTATCTGGCAGGATTAATGAGCAAGAGCTTTCTGCGGTCGCTTTTCTTCCGCAAGATACATTTGCCCGGCGTGGCCAGGAAAACGTACTTTGAACTGGCAAGAAGGGTGAATCCCGGGCAGGGGAAGCTGTTCTGTTAA
- the larB gene encoding nickel pincer cofactor biosynthesis protein LarB codes for MDTASLRKLLQEVRSGKVSPDDAVARMRHMPFEDLGFAKIDHHRRVRSGMPEVIFSQGKTPAQVAKIFKSMAAQGGNVLATKATAEHFRAVKKLVRKAEYRELSKTITLQQDSANYGKGVVVIISAGTSDIPVAEEALVTAEIMGNEVAHLYDVGVAGIHRLLAGREVFDKARVIIVCAGMEGALPSVVGGLARVPVIAVPTSIGYGASFNGLAALLGMLNSCASNVSVVNIDNGFGAGYVASMINRL; via the coding sequence ATGGATACCGCTTCCCTCCGAAAATTGCTTCAAGAAGTTCGCAGCGGCAAGGTGTCGCCCGATGATGCGGTGGCACGCATGCGCCACATGCCTTTTGAAGATCTGGGCTTTGCCAAGATTGACCATCATCGACGTGTGCGGTCGGGCATGCCGGAGGTAATTTTTTCCCAGGGCAAAACTCCTGCGCAGGTGGCAAAGATTTTCAAGAGCATGGCCGCGCAGGGCGGCAATGTGCTAGCCACGAAGGCCACGGCAGAGCATTTTCGTGCCGTAAAAAAGCTGGTCCGCAAAGCTGAGTACCGGGAGTTGTCAAAGACCATCACTCTACAGCAGGATTCAGCGAACTACGGCAAAGGCGTTGTGGTGATCATCTCAGCCGGGACCAGCGATATTCCTGTGGCGGAAGAGGCGCTGGTGACGGCGGAAATCATGGGCAATGAAGTTGCCCATCTGTATGACGTGGGCGTGGCGGGAATCCACCGGCTGCTGGCGGGCAGGGAAGTATTCGACAAAGCGCGAGTAATTATCGTTTGCGCAGGCATGGAAGGCGCTCTGCCGAGCGTGGTTGGCGGGCTTGCGCGAGTGCCGGTTATCGCTGTGCCAACCAGCATCGGCTATGGTGCTTCATTCAACGGCCTGGCAGCTCTGCTGGGCATGCTCAACTCATGCGCTTCAAACGTGAGCGTGGTGAATATCGACAACGGCTTTGGCGCGGGCTACGTCGCGTCAATGATTAACCGCCTTTAA
- a CDS encoding sigma-70 family RNA polymerase sigma factor, giving the protein MNVHVSYKAGKTPDVEREFEYQIKKLEPRLQVFKPDLVTLHAVVEQAEDRGISASLNLRLPSGQMAAQRSEKNALAATKSAFADLIAQVTKHKELLRGHWTRKSLRRAGRERLTQMPIPAEAAATRGNGKAHPEPHRAVRAEMPVPAAQTDGAAVADVELWLSANLRKLEEFIDQELNFQIESDKIREGQITREEVIDEVIVSALSDEGGKRELLSPESWFHRLALQAIRRLIHDNADTATISLDAPAGIQNVTGSDENVLQYHQPDDSLPEESIIRDESVRTPEEIMAGDEMVAQLDLVLGGVKTGDREAFVLYTLEGFTVDEISRLAGRSAEQVRQSIHDARAHIQQKLPTQNQLRKSLLHHSRVA; this is encoded by the coding sequence ATGAATGTTCACGTCAGCTACAAGGCAGGCAAGACGCCCGATGTCGAGCGCGAATTCGAGTATCAAATCAAAAAATTAGAGCCGCGGCTACAGGTCTTCAAGCCCGATCTGGTGACTCTTCACGCTGTGGTGGAGCAGGCCGAAGATCGTGGCATTAGCGCGTCACTGAACCTGCGATTACCGTCGGGACAGATGGCAGCGCAGCGCTCGGAGAAAAACGCCTTGGCGGCAACCAAATCCGCTTTTGCCGACTTGATCGCGCAGGTGACGAAACACAAAGAGCTGCTGCGCGGCCACTGGACACGAAAATCATTGCGGCGAGCAGGCCGTGAGCGGCTTACGCAAATGCCAATCCCCGCCGAGGCAGCCGCTACGCGCGGTAATGGGAAAGCTCACCCGGAACCGCATCGCGCAGTCCGTGCGGAGATGCCGGTTCCGGCAGCGCAAACCGATGGTGCGGCTGTCGCCGATGTGGAGCTATGGCTGAGCGCAAACCTGCGCAAGCTGGAAGAGTTTATCGACCAGGAGCTGAACTTTCAGATTGAGTCGGACAAAATCCGCGAAGGCCAGATTACGAGAGAAGAGGTCATCGATGAGGTGATTGTAAGCGCTCTTTCGGATGAAGGCGGCAAGCGAGAGCTGCTGTCACCAGAGAGCTGGTTTCATCGGCTGGCTTTGCAGGCCATTCGACGGCTGATCCATGACAACGCGGATACGGCCACCATCTCACTGGACGCGCCCGCCGGAATCCAAAACGTGACGGGCAGTGACGAGAATGTGCTGCAGTATCACCAGCCCGATGACAGTTTGCCGGAAGAAAGCATTATTCGCGACGAAAGTGTGCGCACGCCGGAAGAGATCATGGCCGGCGATGAAATGGTGGCGCAACTTGACCTTGTTCTGGGCGGCGTGAAGACGGGTGATCGCGAAGCTTTTGTGCTGTACACGCTGGAAGGTTTTACAGTGGATGAAATCTCGCGCCTGGCGGGGCGTTCTGCGGAACAGGTGCGCCAGTCCATTCACGACGCGCGTGCCCACATCCAGCAAAAGTTACCAACGCAGAACCAGCTCAGGAAAAGTCTGCTGCATCATTCCCGGGTTGCGTAA
- a CDS encoding N(4)-(beta-N-acetylglucosaminyl)-L-asparaginase: protein MKRRDFLSGLAVTSATLATGQAAKSADAPQSQNKDNLKVPRTSSAKNIMISAANGITSRGNHLEAGYKKLVAGADTLEAAITTVSGPENDPDDDSVGLGGLPNEDCVVELDACCMHGPSRRAGSVGGVRDIKNVASLARTVMEHTGHVMLVGQGATRFGELMGFPKENLLTEHSRKIWQLWKEYHSDRDWWGPGLADPNFKFPAGLETGSLKDQPQPIQRLYALAAEIGISEERRMDAIQKVLYPPTGTINCSALNEKMEMSSVTTTSGLAWKLAGRCGDSPIIGAGCYCDQDVGAAGATGSGEENIKVCGAHTIVENMRRGMSPEEAGMDVLKRIVRNFNGDMAKLIYVSMHFYILRKDGAYAGVSMWSGPANRPYRFAIADGNGPARHEVAKALFQGNPKDWPPMPKQRKP, encoded by the coding sequence ATGAAGCGCAGAGATTTTCTTTCCGGACTGGCAGTTACTTCGGCCACGCTGGCCACAGGACAAGCAGCCAAGAGCGCCGACGCGCCACAATCGCAAAATAAAGACAACCTGAAAGTGCCGCGCACCTCTTCGGCGAAGAACATCATGATTTCTGCGGCCAACGGAATCACCTCGCGGGGAAACCATCTTGAAGCGGGCTATAAAAAGCTGGTGGCTGGTGCGGACACGCTGGAAGCCGCCATTACCACAGTTTCTGGTCCGGAGAACGATCCCGACGACGACAGCGTTGGCCTGGGCGGCCTGCCGAATGAAGATTGCGTGGTGGAACTGGATGCCTGCTGCATGCATGGTCCCTCGCGCCGCGCGGGTTCGGTAGGCGGCGTGCGCGATATCAAGAATGTTGCTTCTTTGGCGCGCACCGTCATGGAGCACACTGGTCACGTGATGCTGGTGGGCCAGGGGGCTACGCGCTTTGGCGAACTTATGGGCTTTCCTAAAGAGAACCTGTTGACCGAGCATTCACGAAAGATATGGCAATTGTGGAAGGAATACCACTCTGACCGCGACTGGTGGGGACCGGGGCTGGCTGATCCCAATTTCAAATTCCCGGCTGGTTTGGAGACAGGCTCGCTCAAAGACCAGCCGCAGCCCATCCAGCGGCTTTATGCCCTGGCGGCGGAGATTGGGATTTCCGAAGAGCGCCGCATGGATGCAATCCAGAAAGTCCTGTATCCGCCCACCGGCACGATCAACTGCTCAGCGTTGAATGAAAAAATGGAGATGTCAAGCGTAACCACGACGAGCGGGCTGGCGTGGAAGCTTGCGGGACGGTGCGGAGATTCGCCGATTATCGGCGCAGGCTGCTATTGCGACCAGGATGTGGGTGCGGCGGGCGCTACCGGCAGCGGTGAAGAGAACATCAAGGTGTGCGGGGCGCATACCATCGTGGAAAACATGCGACGTGGCATGTCACCGGAGGAAGCCGGCATGGACGTGCTTAAGCGCATTGTGCGCAACTTTAATGGAGACATGGCGAAGCTGATTTATGTGAGCATGCACTTTTACATCCTGCGCAAGGACGGAGCGTATGCCGGGGTTTCCATGTGGTCAGGTCCGGCGAACCGCCCATATCGCTTTGCCATTGCAGATGGCAATGGGCCAGCAAGACATGAAGTGGCCAAGGCGCTGTTCCAGGGCAATCCAAAGGATTGGCCGCCGATGCCGAAGCAGCGGAAGCCTTAG